The Nitrosomonadales bacterium nucleotide sequence TGGCTGGCGGCACGTGCCGGTCGCCTGGTGGCGTTCTGGCAGCCGGGGTTGGAAACGTCCATCGTGCCGACCCGCAAGATTCTGTCGAACCAGACAGTGATGACCGTGGCGGCGCGTGGCTATGCCTTGTACTTCAACCCGATGCCGGGACGCACCGAAGCCGCCTTCCTGCACAAGAACGGCACTTGGTACTACCGCACGATCCTGAGCTTCGGCGCGGGGACCCTCAGTGAAGAGGAAACGATGACGCTGGACCAGACCTTCGGCTTCGATGCCAATCCCGAAGACTGGCTCGCGATCTACTTCCTCGAAAAAAGCCGGCTCGACAGCGACCAGATCGAATTGCACTGGATCTCTGACCGGATCGTCGAATCGGCGCTGCCGATCAAGAGCATCAAAGGCTGAACATGTCCTACCTCACGCAGGAAACCTCGGTGGCCGCTGGCCTGCCGGTGGAACTCTATCGCTTCGTCCTTGGCCAGCAGATCTGGGCGGTGACCAGCGGCCGCGAGGTCGTGACCTACCAGGCCGACACCTACCAACCGGCCGTTCTGCGTCGTTCCGGACTGGAGCAATCGCCGGATTTCTCGCGCAATGGCATCGAACTGGAATGTGCGCGCGACTTTGCGGTGGCCCAGTTGTTTGCCGCCAGTCGGCCCAACGGGGTGGTGTCTCTGACGCTGTTTCGCAATCACTACGGCGATAGCGAATACATCACCGCATGGAAGGGCCGGGTGGCTTCGGTGGTGTTTGCCGGCAGTGGCGCGACGATCCGCTGCGAATCGATCTTCACGGCCCTCAAGCGCCCGGGATTGCGGGCGCATTACCAGACCGGGTGCCGCCATGCCCTCTACGACCCAGGCTGTGGCATCAACAACCAGGCCTACAAGATCGCCGGCACGCTGAGCGCGGTCTCTGGATTGACGGCAACGTCGGTGGCCTTCCTGTCGCAGAGCACCGGATGGCTGACCGGCGGTTACCTTCGCGTGGGCGGCGTACCGCGCATGATCACCCAGCACTCGGGCGATACGGTGACCCTGTCGAGCGTCCTGCCCGGACTGGCGGTAGGCAGTGCCTTCGAAGCCTTCGCCGGCTGCGACCGCAGTTTCTCGACCTGCCAGAGCAAGTTCGGCAATTCGCTGAACTTTGGCGGATTCCCATGGATACCGGCAAAGAACCCCTTTGCCGGCGACTCGATCATCTGAATCATGTGGACTCAAATTCTCATCTGGGTGGTGACCACAGTCATCGGTGCCTTGCTGAGCCCCCGGCCGCCCAAACCGGCTTCCGTCTCGCCCGGCAATGTGGATGTTCCAGTGGCCGAACAGGGCAAACCCATCCCGGTGCTGTTCGGCACGCGCGTCATCCGCCAGGCCAACTGCGTCTGGTATGGCGACATCAAGACCACGGAAATTCGCCAGACGTCTGGCAGTGGAGGCAAGAAATGATCGTGACACATGAGGATGCGAAGGCATTGGGCTATTGCAATGCCGGACTGCGTAAATGGTTCCCGCGTGATGGAGTCAGCTTCGACGACTTCCGTCGGGACGGTGTGACGACCGACTGGCTCCGGGCCAGTGGTGACGCCATGGCCATTCGCCTCGCCGAAGCGGTCGAACAACGCGAGCAGGTGGCCTAAGTGGGCGGCGGCGGAAAACGTGGTGGCGGCTCGAGTTCCTATGTCGTCGGCCATCGCTACTACGCGGGGCTCCATCTGGTCCTGTGCCATGGGCCGGTCGATGCCATCACCCGCATCATCGTCGGCGAGCGCACCGCCTGGAGCGGCAGCATCACGAGCAGCCAGACGATCTACATCAATGCCCCGCAGCTGTTCGGCGGCGATTCGCGCGAAGGCGGTGTGCAGGGCTATGTCGAGGTGAAGTTCGGCGGCCCGGCTGAAACGGTATCCGGTTACCTTCAGCAGAAGCTCGGCAGCATCATTCCGGCGTTTCGCGGCGTGCTGTCGCTGATCGTCCAGCAGTGCCAGTTGTCAGCCATGAACCCCTACATCAAGCCCTGGAGCGTCGAGGCACGGCGGATTCCGGCACCGGTGGCCCTGGGCAGCGGCTACATCAACGGAGACGCCAATCCGGCCCATATCATCTACGAGTGCCTCAACAATGCGACCTGGGGTCTGGGGCACGCCACCAGCGAGATCGATGCCAGCAGTTTCTCTACGGCGTCCTACACCCTGGGCAGCGAACAGTTCGGACTCTCCCTGCTGTGGGATCGCGAACAGCCCCTCGAAGAGTTTATCGGTGAAGTCCTGCGCCACATCGACGGCACCTTGTATGTTCATCCCCGTACCGGGCAATACACACTGAAACTCGCCCGGGCGGATTACAGCCTTCCCAGCCTCATGGTGCTGGATGCCACCAATATCCTCGCGCTGGAAAGCTTCTCGCGTCCGGCCGAATCCGAACTGATCAATCAGGTCACGGTGCGCTACCGGGACCGCAGCACTGACAAGGACGCGGCGATCACCGTGCATGACCTGGCGGCCCTGGAACTGGCCGGAGGCGTGGTGTCCTCGGTGACGGTGGACTATCCGGGCATCAGCAACGGCACGCTGGCCTCGAAGGTGGCGCTGGGTGACCTCAAGCAGCTGTCCGTTCCCCTGGCCAAGGCGACGCTGGTCGCCAACCGCAAAGCGGCCAGTCTCAATATCGGCGATGTCTTCAAGCTGACCTGGCCGGAACTGGGCATCGCCCAATTGGTGATGCGGGTGGTGCGCATCAGCTATGGCACCCTGACCGATGGGCGGGTGCGCATCGAGTGTGTCGAAGACATCTTCGGCTTGCCCTCGGCCACCTATGTCTCACCGACGCCCACCTCCTGGGTCTCGCCACTGACCGCCCCGGCCCCGGTGCCGTTCAGGAAACTGGGTGAGGCACCCTGGTGGACGGTGGTGAAACGGGTGGTTGGCGAATCGGCGACGGCCCGGGCTGAACTTGAACCCGAAGGTGGTCTGCTGGTGGTGTGCGCGAGCCGGCCCTCCGGAGATTCCCTCAACGTGAAAGTGCTGACGCGCCAGGGCAGCGCCGCCTTTGCCGAGGTTGAGGCGATGGGTTTTACGCCCAACGCGACGCTGATCAACGACATCGACCCGGCTGCCACTGTGCTGGCAATCGGCAACGGGCAGGATCTGGAGTCGGTCGGCCTCGACAAGCTGGCCTATCTCGACGATGAGATCGTGGCCATCAAGGCGGTGAATCTCGGTGCCGGGACGATCACGGTGGAACGGGGCATTCTCGATACCGTTCCGGTGAGTCATCTGGCCGGCGCGCGGATCTGGTTCGCCGATGGTGTGGAAGCCCTGATCACCGAGCAGTATCTGTCCGGGGAGTCGCTGCAGGTCAAGCTGCTGCCGTCGACCGGCATGGGACGCCTGGCGGAGTCGGCGGCGACAGCCGACAGCTACACGTTCGCAAAAAGGATGATCCGGCCGTACCCACCAGGGAATGTGCGCGTCAATAACGTGATGTGGCCCACCGCGATTCTGGGTCAGGTGGCGCTGACCTGGGCT carries:
- a CDS encoding phage BR0599 family protein, coding for MSYLTQETSVAAGLPVELYRFVLGQQIWAVTSGREVVTYQADTYQPAVLRRSGLEQSPDFSRNGIELECARDFAVAQLFAASRPNGVVSLTLFRNHYGDSEYITAWKGRVASVVFAGSGATIRCESIFTALKRPGLRAHYQTGCRHALYDPGCGINNQAYKIAGTLSAVSGLTATSVAFLSQSTGWLTGGYLRVGGVPRMITQHSGDTVTLSSVLPGLAVGSAFEAFAGCDRSFSTCQSKFGNSLNFGGFPWIPAKNPFAGDSII